The Methanobacterium lacus genome includes a region encoding these proteins:
- a CDS encoding thiamine pyrophosphate-binding protein yields MESHTLRCADALVKVFEKFGVKFIFGHPGEQILPLYDALKESEIEHVLMRHEQGAAHAADGFARASSNTGVCIATGGPGAMNLVMGVATAYKDSVPMIVVTGDVPLKLKGKHGFQDIDINGVFQPITIESFQIQNAEEGVLALINAFNILKYKRKGPVHLNFPKDVLESLVEDSLVDSILENNNIKNFINPLITEESLKLIENSEKPLIIAGAGVLWSKSSDKLLNFAEKHKIPVASTYHSRGVLPEDHDLSVGMIGLRGTKAANYAGKNSDLILALGCRLSERTCQGIGEAKIIHVNLDERVLDGDLKIQGDVNQFLDEINNVQLLNNEEWRSNIFKHPKTFTVKTNFSTIPIKPQRAIKEILDAAEDSVIVNDAGTHTTWVTLLKNVKTPASLLFSGGFGPMGYGVPAAIGASLANPGKPVVAIVGDGDFQMTLQELGTIHELKLPIVICIINNSSLRIIKQWQEMYYGKSYQVELENPDFKKLAESYHVNSLGVNSPGEVIKAVRKALTMQKPYLLDIEVDQTECIPLPEVLE; encoded by the coding sequence ATGGAATCACATACGCTACGATGTGCTGATGCACTGGTTAAAGTTTTCGAAAAATTTGGGGTTAAATTTATATTTGGACACCCTGGAGAACAGATTTTACCATTGTACGATGCATTGAAAGAATCTGAAATTGAACATGTTCTAATGAGACATGAGCAAGGAGCAGCACATGCTGCAGATGGCTTTGCAAGAGCTTCATCAAATACTGGGGTTTGTATAGCAACTGGAGGTCCTGGAGCAATGAATTTAGTAATGGGAGTTGCTACAGCTTATAAAGACTCTGTACCCATGATCGTTGTAACTGGAGATGTTCCCCTCAAATTGAAGGGTAAACATGGATTTCAAGACATTGATATCAACGGAGTGTTCCAACCCATAACCATCGAAAGTTTTCAGATACAAAACGCTGAAGAAGGTGTTTTAGCCCTTATTAATGCGTTTAATATATTGAAGTATAAACGTAAAGGTCCAGTTCATTTAAACTTTCCAAAGGATGTTCTTGAGAGTTTGGTGGAAGACAGTTTAGTTGATTCAATTTTGGAAAACAACAACATTAAAAATTTCATAAACCCCCTCATCACAGAAGAGAGTCTGAAACTCATTGAAAATTCTGAAAAACCTTTAATAATTGCAGGTGCCGGTGTTTTATGGAGTAAATCATCAGATAAACTTTTAAATTTTGCAGAAAAGCATAAAATTCCGGTTGCAAGCACTTACCATTCCCGCGGAGTACTTCCTGAAGATCATGATTTATCAGTGGGTATGATTGGTTTAAGGGGAACCAAAGCAGCTAACTACGCTGGAAAAAATTCTGATCTGATCCTTGCACTGGGTTGCAGGTTATCTGAACGTACCTGTCAAGGAATTGGTGAAGCTAAAATTATACATGTAAATCTTGATGAAAGAGTTCTTGATGGTGATTTGAAGATTCAAGGCGATGTTAATCAATTTTTAGATGAAATAAATAATGTCCAACTATTAAATAATGAAGAATGGCGTTCTAATATATTTAAACATCCTAAAACCTTTACTGTTAAAACAAATTTTAGCACCATCCCAATTAAACCCCAAAGAGCAATTAAAGAAATTCTTGATGCTGCTGAAGATTCTGTTATTGTGAATGATGCAGGAACCCACACAACATGGGTCACTCTGCTTAAAAATGTTAAAACACCAGCATCATTACTTTTTTCAGGAGGTTTTGGACCAATGGGATATGGTGTTCCTGCTGCGATTGGTGCATCTCTTGCAAATCCTGGAAAACCAGTTGTAGCCATTGTGGGTGATGGTGATTTTCAAATGACACTGCAGGAACTTGGAACTATTCATGAATTAAAGCTTCCAATTGTGATATGTATCATTAATAACAGTTCCCTTAGGATAATCAAACAGTGGCAGGAAATGTACTATGGAAAAAGTTATCAGGTTGAATTGGAAAATCCTGACTTTAAAAAACTTGCAGAATCATACCATGTGAATAGTTTGGGTGTTAATTCTCCCGGAGAAGTTATTAAGGCTGTAAGGAAAGCTTTAACGATGCAAAAACCATATCTTTTAGATATCGAAGTAGATCAGACAGAATGTATTCCATTGCCAGAGGTATTAGAATGA
- a CDS encoding FprA family A-type flavoprotein has translation MIKTIKENVYSVGVEDWNRRIFDELIQIPEGTSYNSYLVKGKDKIALIDTVDPAKTEELLENLRTLEVNIDYVIANHAEQDHSGSLPKILEHYPDAVVVTNTKCKELLTEFLLISEDKFMTVKDGDVLDLGEKTLKFIITPWVHWPDTMVSYLKQDKILFSCDFFGSHVATSHTFANDRDIYKPAKRYYAEIMMPFRTIIKNNLKKIGTEEIDIIAPSHGPIYKNSKFIMDAYADWTADDSKNEVIIPYISMHGSTERMVNYLVDVLIKKGVNVKPLNLTYTDMGEVALELVDATTMIIASPTVLTGPHPSVVYATYLANALRPKLKYVSVIGSYGWGGRMLEQIEGMIKNLKVETIEPLIIKGFPKEEDYKKLDEIAEQIFQKHSELGII, from the coding sequence ATGATTAAAACAATAAAAGAAAATGTATATTCTGTTGGTGTGGAAGATTGGAATAGAAGAATATTTGATGAACTCATACAAATTCCTGAGGGAACTAGCTACAACTCGTATCTTGTAAAGGGTAAAGACAAAATTGCACTCATCGATACCGTTGATCCCGCAAAAACTGAAGAACTGCTTGAAAACCTCAGAACTCTCGAAGTGAATATTGATTACGTCATTGCAAATCATGCTGAACAGGATCATTCTGGAAGTTTACCTAAAATATTGGAGCATTACCCTGATGCTGTGGTGGTTACCAATACTAAATGCAAAGAACTCTTAACAGAATTTTTATTGATATCCGAAGATAAGTTCATGACTGTTAAAGATGGTGATGTCCTGGATCTTGGTGAGAAAACTCTGAAATTTATAATTACTCCATGGGTGCATTGGCCAGACACCATGGTAAGCTATCTTAAACAGGATAAAATCTTGTTCTCATGTGACTTTTTTGGTTCCCACGTTGCAACCAGCCATACATTTGCAAACGACAGGGATATTTACAAACCTGCAAAACGATACTACGCAGAGATAATGATGCCCTTTAGGACAATTATTAAAAACAATCTGAAAAAAATTGGAACAGAAGAGATAGATATTATCGCACCAAGCCATGGCCCCATATACAAAAATTCAAAGTTCATCATGGATGCCTATGCTGATTGGACAGCTGATGATAGTAAAAATGAAGTTATAATACCCTACATATCTATGCACGGCAGTACAGAAAGAATGGTAAATTATTTGGTGGATGTTCTGATTAAAAAGGGTGTGAATGTTAAACCATTGAATTTGACTTACACCGACATGGGTGAAGTGGCTTTGGAATTGGTTGATGCCACAACTATGATTATTGCATCTCCCACTGTATTGACTGGACCTCATCCAAGTGTTGTTTATGCCACTTACCTGGCCAATGCTTTGAGACCTAAATTGAAGTATGTTTCTGTCATAGGTTCCTATGGATGGGGTGGAAGAATGCTTGAACAAATTGAAGGCATGATCAAAAATCTGAAGGTTGAAACTATTGAGCCATTAATAATAAAGGGATTTCCAAAGGAAGAGGACTACAAAAAATTAGATGAAATTGCTGAACAGATATTTCAAAAGCATTCTGAACTTGGAATTATTTAA
- a CDS encoding pyridoxal-phosphate-dependent aminotransferase family protein, which produces MNETLLMIPGPTRVSSRVLKAMSESIVNHRSAVFGEILTETNEMMSEVFQTQNQSYLITGSGTAAMEAALGNVISEGDKVLNIVGGKFGERFMQITETHGGVPVELEVEWGNAANPEDIRYILEEEEEIKAVTMVHNETSTGVENPIEEVGKILKDFDALYVVDTVSSLGGADVQVDNFGIDICVTGSQKCLAAPPGMAAITLNDDAWKVVDKTESKTYYLNLKKYRKSGSKAVPETPYTPSVSLMYAMNEALKIIMEEGLEARIKRHEQAAKATVNGVKAIGLELFASEDASSSTVTAVNMPEGMTDKNFRGTMRNKYRIELAGGQDHLKGNVFRIGHMGNITHREIISTIAAIEMSLKEFGYEVELGTGVAAVQESYMPGNNSLEFF; this is translated from the coding sequence ATGAATGAGACGTTGCTGATGATACCAGGTCCTACACGGGTTTCATCACGAGTTTTAAAGGCTATGTCTGAGAGCATAGTGAACCATAGAAGTGCTGTGTTTGGTGAGATACTGACAGAAACCAATGAAATGATGTCAGAAGTATTTCAGACTCAGAACCAGTCCTATTTAATCACAGGTTCAGGTACAGCTGCAATGGAAGCAGCCCTTGGAAATGTGATTAGTGAGGGCGACAAGGTTTTAAATATTGTAGGTGGAAAATTTGGAGAAAGGTTCATGCAGATAACCGAAACCCACGGTGGAGTTCCAGTGGAACTAGAGGTTGAATGGGGAAATGCAGCAAATCCTGAAGATATCCGCTACATCCTTGAAGAAGAGGAAGAAATCAAAGCAGTAACAATGGTTCATAATGAAACTTCCACAGGTGTTGAAAATCCAATAGAAGAAGTAGGTAAAATTTTAAAGGATTTTGACGCTCTTTACGTTGTTGACACAGTTTCATCCCTAGGTGGCGCTGATGTTCAAGTGGATAATTTTGGTATCGATATCTGTGTAACCGGATCACAAAAATGTCTTGCAGCACCTCCGGGAATGGCTGCAATAACATTGAATGATGATGCATGGAAAGTTGTGGACAAAACAGAATCCAAAACCTATTATTTAAACCTCAAAAAATACAGAAAGAGCGGATCAAAAGCTGTTCCAGAAACACCTTACACACCATCTGTTTCACTCATGTATGCAATGAACGAGGCATTAAAAATAATAATGGAAGAAGGATTAGAAGCCAGAATTAAAAGACATGAACAAGCAGCTAAAGCTACTGTAAATGGTGTTAAGGCCATTGGACTAGAACTGTTTGCAAGTGAAGATGCTTCTTCTAGCACAGTAACGGCTGTAAACATGCCTGAAGGAATGACTGATAAAAACTTCAGGGGTACTATGAGAAACAAATATCGCATAGAACTTGCAGGTGGTCAAGATCATCTCAAAGGCAATGTTTTCAGAATTGGACATATGGGAAACATAACCCACAGGGAAATAATTTCAACCATAGCAGCTATAGAAATGTCTTTGAAGGAATTTGGTTACGAAGTAGAATTAGGAACTGGAGTTGCAGCAGTACAGGAAAGTTACATGCCTGGAAACAACTCACTCGAATTCTTCTAA
- a CDS encoding archease, with amino-acid sequence MFTKNDSEENLKYEFFDVTADVGFKAYGDTIDVAFSNAAIAMFEVITDTSKVEHRIIKKIKIEAEDECSTLYEWLSELLFLHDTENLVFSKFNVKLYRKLKNETKIFYLEALAFGEQFNPEVHEKRSEVKAVTYHMMEVNLEDTCELQVILDI; translated from the coding sequence TTGTTTACAAAAAACGATTCTGAAGAAAATTTGAAGTATGAATTTTTCGATGTAACTGCAGACGTAGGATTTAAAGCATACGGTGACACCATTGATGTGGCATTTAGTAATGCTGCCATCGCAATGTTTGAGGTTATTACCGACACATCTAAGGTCGAACACAGAATAATAAAAAAAATCAAGATAGAAGCAGAAGATGAATGTTCAACTCTCTACGAATGGTTGTCAGAACTACTATTCCTTCACGACACAGAAAACCTAGTTTTCTCGAAGTTCAATGTGAAATTATACCGAAAACTCAAGAACGAAACCAAAATATTTTACTTGGAGGCACTCGCATTCGGTGAACAATTCAATCCAGAAGTTCATGAAAAGAGATCTGAAGTCAAAGCAGTAACTTACCATATGATGGAAGTGAATCTGGAAGATACTTGCGAGTTACAAGTTATCCTAGATATTTGA
- a CDS encoding B12-binding domain-containing radical SAM protein — MKVLMINPPYNSSKYKFIGLVAPPLGIAYIAAMLEKHGVTVKILDAPALEMDHEGVSKEIKNYSPDIIAITSVTPTIGSALETAKLSKEVCPNAVTVLGGYHPTFTFPEMLKNDFVDIVVKGEGELTMVDLVDALEKGRDLQEVEGIATRDFVTEPRKIIEDLDSLPFPARHLLPMDEYKILNMKLTTGTIISGRGCPYQCSFCASSAMHGHKLRLRSAKSVVDEMEHLVNEHDIEMVAFMDDTFTISKKRVYEICEAIKERGLKNYWGCTARVDTISEDLLKTMKDAGCITMFLGVESADQQVLNEVNKKTNIAKIKETFELTRKYDMRTIASVVLGMPGDTKSSIRNTINFVKQLEPSYAVFSLATPYPGTDFYIKAASENLIKINDWSKYTLLSPVLETVDCSLEELRKLQKKAFTEFYLRPRYILRQTRMDGPIILKTIASIVRGV, encoded by the coding sequence ATGAAAGTATTGATGATAAATCCACCATATAACTCGTCAAAGTATAAATTTATAGGTTTAGTTGCTCCACCATTGGGTATTGCATATATCGCAGCTATGCTTGAAAAACATGGGGTCACAGTAAAAATATTAGATGCACCTGCCCTTGAAATGGATCATGAAGGGGTTTCAAAGGAAATTAAAAATTATTCACCGGATATTATTGCAATTACCTCTGTCACACCAACTATAGGAAGTGCACTTGAAACAGCAAAACTATCTAAAGAGGTTTGTCCAAATGCTGTGACTGTTTTAGGTGGTTACCATCCCACATTCACATTTCCAGAAATGTTGAAAAACGATTTTGTTGATATCGTTGTTAAGGGTGAAGGTGAATTAACAATGGTGGATCTGGTTGATGCACTGGAAAAGGGTCGAGATCTCCAGGAAGTAGAGGGTATAGCTACAAGGGATTTTGTAACAGAACCCAGAAAAATTATTGAAGATCTAGACAGTCTCCCATTTCCTGCAAGGCATTTGTTACCAATGGATGAATACAAAATTCTCAACATGAAACTTACCACAGGCACCATAATATCTGGCAGAGGCTGCCCATATCAATGCTCATTTTGTGCATCTTCTGCAATGCACGGACATAAGCTGCGTTTAAGATCTGCTAAGAGTGTTGTTGATGAAATGGAACATCTTGTAAATGAACACGACATCGAAATGGTGGCTTTTATGGATGACACCTTCACAATCAGCAAAAAAAGAGTCTATGAGATATGTGAAGCAATTAAGGAAAGGGGATTAAAGAATTATTGGGGCTGTACTGCACGGGTTGACACCATATCCGAAGACTTGTTGAAAACCATGAAAGATGCTGGGTGCATCACCATGTTTTTAGGGGTTGAATCTGCTGATCAACAAGTACTAAATGAAGTGAACAAAAAAACCAACATCGCCAAGATAAAAGAAACCTTCGAACTCACAAGAAAATATGACATGAGAACAATAGCATCTGTTGTTCTTGGAATGCCCGGAGATACCAAGAGCAGTATTAGAAACACCATCAATTTTGTGAAGCAACTAGAACCATCCTACGCTGTGTTTTCTTTAGCCACACCCTACCCTGGAACAGATTTTTACATCAAAGCCGCCAGTGAAAATTTGATAAAAATTAATGACTGGTCCAAGTACACTTTACTAAGTCCCGTCCTTGAAACTGTGGACTGTTCCCTGGAAGAACTGAGAAAGTTGCAGAAAAAAGCATTCACAGAGTTTTATCTTAGACCTAGATACATACTCAGACAGACTAGGATGGATGGTCCCATAATACTGAAAACCATTGCATCGATTGTTAGGGGTGTTTGA
- a CDS encoding ORC1-type DNA replication protein, with amino-acid sequence MGIEDILLFDETIFKNIDAFNPDYVPDNYLHRENQMESLAICLRPALKGGRPINTVVLGSPATGKTTAINKIFNMVESNSDKVVCVYVNCQLHTTRFNIFSQIYNKIFGHMPPETGVPFSRIYGSIMKHLQKEKKSMVVALDDVSYLFHSKNANKIFYDILRAHEEFKGVKTGIFAILSDIEFRYMLDKNVTSVFIPQEVVFDPYSTPEMFDILKDRVRAGFYPDVISDELLNTIAEQASEVGDLRMGIDLLRVSGNFAEADASKTIEEKHLKQALSNTSSTNLRSTLKTLSNEDKLLLKAIAEYETDDLIAGDLYKLFNNAHPTSYASFDRKLNKLEFLRMIDTKFTGKGVKGNSRLIILRFDSEDILKCLERID; translated from the coding sequence ATGGGAATCGAAGATATACTACTATTTGATGAAACCATTTTCAAGAACATAGACGCATTTAATCCAGATTACGTGCCTGATAACTATCTTCACAGGGAAAATCAGATGGAATCTCTTGCAATATGTTTAAGGCCAGCTTTAAAAGGAGGACGTCCCATAAATACTGTTGTTTTAGGTTCTCCTGCCACTGGAAAAACAACAGCCATAAATAAAATTTTCAACATGGTTGAAAGTAACTCTGACAAAGTTGTATGTGTATATGTTAATTGCCAACTTCATACAACTAGATTCAATATTTTCTCCCAGATCTACAACAAAATATTTGGTCATATGCCTCCTGAAACCGGAGTCCCATTTTCAAGGATCTACGGAAGCATAATGAAACATTTGCAGAAAGAAAAAAAATCCATGGTTGTTGCACTGGACGATGTAAGCTATTTGTTTCATAGCAAAAATGCAAATAAAATATTTTATGACATTTTACGGGCTCATGAAGAGTTTAAAGGAGTTAAAACAGGTATTTTTGCCATATTATCCGACATAGAATTCAGATACATGCTTGATAAAAATGTTACATCTGTTTTCATTCCCCAAGAAGTCGTCTTCGATCCATACAGCACACCGGAAATGTTTGATATCTTAAAGGACAGGGTGAGGGCAGGATTTTATCCCGATGTTATATCAGATGAACTTTTGAACACCATTGCAGAACAAGCATCAGAAGTTGGAGACCTTAGAATGGGAATAGATCTGCTCAGGGTAAGTGGTAATTTTGCAGAGGCAGATGCATCAAAAACCATTGAAGAAAAACATTTAAAGCAAGCTTTGAGCAATACTAGTTCTACTAACCTTAGAAGTACTCTTAAAACTCTTTCAAATGAGGATAAATTACTTTTAAAGGCAATAGCAGAGTACGAAACAGATGATCTGATTGCAGGTGATCTGTATAAACTTTTCAACAATGCTCATCCCACCAGTTACGCTTCCTTCGATAGAAAATTGAATAAATTAGAATTTTTAAGGATGATAGATACAAAATTCACTGGAAAGGGTGTTAAAGGAAATTCCAGACTGATTATTTTGAGGTTTGATTCTGAAGATATTCTAAAGTGTCTAGAAAGAATTGATTAA
- a CDS encoding RtcB family protein — MVMEELKKVRDCVWEIPSSYKKGMRVPGRIYQDDEGIEDLEKGAADQVANVATLPGIQKFSIGLPDIHFGYGFSIGGVAAFSSRTGVISPGGVGFDINCGVRMVRTNLTEDDVKPRIKELIDTLFKNVPSGVGSKGKVRLKEGEIDDVLNNGAEWAVENGYGWESDLKFLEENGKMESADSEAVSAKAKKRGIPQLGSLGSGNHFLEIQKMEEIYDEKAAKAFGIEEGQITIMIHSGSRGCGHQICADYLRTMDKAYKAYNIDLPDRQLACAPVDSQEAQDYFKAMSCAANYAWTNRQMILHWVRESFEEVYKKDSQDMNMGVVYDVAHNIAKKEKHTIKGIETEVYVHRKGATRAFGPGREEIPEEYRKIGQPVMIPGTMGTASYILKGTETAMEETFGSTAHGAGRKLSRAGAKREFNGDEVKSMLASKGITLKANSMPVVAEEAPGAYKDVDQVVNVCHKAGISLLVGKMIPIGVAKG; from the coding sequence ATGGTTATGGAAGAATTAAAAAAGGTTAGAGATTGCGTATGGGAAATACCTTCCAGCTACAAGAAGGGTATGAGGGTGCCTGGAAGAATTTATCAGGATGATGAAGGAATTGAAGATCTTGAAAAGGGTGCAGCAGATCAAGTCGCAAATGTTGCAACACTCCCAGGAATTCAAAAATTTTCTATAGGCTTACCAGATATTCATTTTGGATATGGATTTAGTATCGGAGGAGTGGCAGCGTTCAGTTCAAGAACTGGAGTTATTAGTCCCGGCGGTGTAGGTTTTGACATAAACTGTGGAGTGAGAATGGTGAGGACTAACCTCACTGAAGACGATGTTAAACCTCGCATCAAAGAACTTATTGATACCTTGTTTAAAAACGTGCCATCAGGTGTAGGTAGTAAAGGTAAAGTTCGGTTAAAAGAGGGAGAAATTGACGATGTTTTAAACAACGGCGCAGAATGGGCTGTTGAAAACGGTTACGGTTGGGAATCTGATCTCAAGTTCCTTGAAGAAAATGGTAAGATGGAAAGTGCAGACTCCGAAGCAGTCAGTGCAAAGGCTAAAAAAAGAGGAATACCCCAACTAGGATCCCTTGGATCAGGAAATCACTTCTTAGAAATCCAGAAAATGGAAGAGATTTATGATGAAAAAGCTGCCAAAGCCTTTGGAATAGAGGAGGGCCAAATCACCATCATGATCCATTCTGGATCCAGAGGATGCGGACATCAGATATGTGCAGATTATTTGAGAACAATGGACAAAGCTTATAAAGCTTACAACATCGATCTTCCAGATCGTCAGCTTGCATGTGCACCTGTAGATTCTCAAGAAGCTCAAGATTATTTCAAAGCCATGTCTTGTGCTGCGAATTATGCTTGGACCAACAGACAGATGATCCTTCACTGGGTCAGAGAATCCTTTGAAGAGGTATACAAAAAGGATTCCCAAGATATGAATATGGGTGTGGTCTACGATGTAGCACACAACATAGCCAAAAAAGAAAAACATACCATCAAAGGGATTGAAACAGAAGTTTACGTCCACAGGAAGGGTGCTACAAGGGCCTTTGGTCCTGGAAGAGAGGAAATTCCTGAGGAGTACCGAAAAATTGGTCAGCCCGTCATGATCCCTGGTACAATGGGAACAGCATCATATATTTTGAAGGGAACAGAAACCGCCATGGAAGAAACATTTGGATCAACGGCCCATGGTGCTGGAAGAAAACTCAGTAGAGCTGGTGCTAAACGAGAATTCAACGGCGACGAAGTGAAGAGCATGCTTGCATCTAAAGGAATTACCTTAAAAGCAAATTCCATGCCAGTAGTTGCGGAAGAAGCACCCGGAGCATACAAAGATGTGGATCAGGTTGTTAACGTCTGTCACAAAGCAGGAATCTCATTATTAGTAGGTAAAATGATTCCAATTGGTGTAGCAAAGGGATAA
- a CDS encoding 6-hydroxymethylpterin diphosphokinase MptE-like protein — MNLVQWFSWYDEILADFGFDRSADEESAKLLQNLLGDDGLSPTDIKIKENVVIFGAGPSLKENVLEFKQINMENFSVICADGAVTALLEEDIVPEIVVTDLDGNIDDLLTSNHQGSIMVVHAHGNNMETLKKYVPKLENVLGTTQSTPLKNIYNFGGFTDGDRCLFLAGKLKAKNIILAGMDFGKVVTKYSRPDIDGELGHADSIKEKKLQYAKKLVEWMVENEEITICNVSNGETISMVKNIEFSDIPISK; from the coding sequence ATGAATCTTGTGCAATGGTTTTCTTGGTACGATGAAATTTTGGCTGATTTCGGATTTGATAGGTCTGCAGACGAAGAATCTGCTAAGCTACTGCAAAATCTTCTGGGCGATGATGGTTTGTCCCCAACAGATATCAAGATAAAAGAAAATGTGGTAATATTCGGTGCAGGGCCATCGTTGAAAGAGAATGTTCTCGAATTTAAACAAATAAATATGGAAAATTTCAGCGTGATCTGCGCGGATGGGGCTGTAACTGCATTATTAGAAGAGGATATAGTTCCTGAAATTGTGGTAACAGATTTGGATGGTAATATTGATGATCTCCTAACATCTAACCATCAGGGCAGTATCATGGTTGTCCATGCCCATGGAAACAACATGGAAACTTTAAAAAAATATGTTCCCAAGTTGGAAAATGTATTGGGAACCACACAAAGTACTCCATTAAAAAATATTTACAACTTTGGAGGATTCACAGATGGAGATAGATGTCTGTTTCTTGCAGGTAAACTCAAGGCCAAAAATATAATTCTTGCGGGAATGGACTTCGGAAAGGTAGTCACAAAATATTCAAGGCCGGATATTGATGGCGAATTAGGGCATGCAGACAGTATAAAGGAAAAAAAGCTCCAATATGCCAAAAAATTAGTTGAATGGATGGTTGAAAACGAAGAAATTACCATCTGTAATGTTTCCAACGGAGAGACAATTTCAATGGTTAAGAATATAGAATTTAGCGATATTCCCATTTCAAAATAA
- the mtnP gene encoding S-methyl-5'-thioadenosine phosphorylase, translated as MIGIIGGTGIYEIVTLGDEIDTKVIKTPYGKSPEVSIFELHGKDVVFMPRHAKGHSNPPHMVNYRANVYAMKELGVERIIATNAVGSLEKTVKPGDFMVPNDFIDFTKLRPGTFYDSRTVHVDVTEPYCNYMRRIISSSGDVVENGVYVCTEGPRFETPAEIQMFKLMGGTVVGMTGIPEAVLARELEICYASICTVSNYAASISPNNLTIDEVFEIMEKKKHDLVSLMDTAISKMGEERDCDCKHALKGAEI; from the coding sequence ATGATTGGCATTATTGGAGGCACTGGAATTTATGAAATCGTCACTTTGGGTGATGAGATCGATACCAAGGTGATTAAAACTCCCTACGGTAAATCTCCCGAAGTTTCAATCTTTGAACTGCATGGAAAAGACGTTGTATTCATGCCCAGACATGCAAAGGGCCATTCTAATCCACCTCACATGGTGAACTACAGGGCCAATGTATATGCAATGAAGGAACTGGGAGTTGAAAGAATAATAGCAACAAATGCAGTAGGTTCGTTGGAAAAAACTGTGAAACCCGGTGATTTTATGGTTCCAAATGACTTTATCGATTTCACAAAGTTACGTCCTGGAACTTTTTACGACAGCCGTACAGTTCACGTGGATGTAACAGAACCTTACTGTAACTACATGCGAAGGATAATTTCTTCATCAGGAGACGTTGTAGAAAATGGAGTCTATGTTTGTACAGAAGGCCCTAGATTTGAAACACCGGCAGAAATTCAAATGTTTAAATTAATGGGCGGCACAGTAGTAGGCATGACAGGAATACCTGAAGCTGTACTTGCACGTGAACTGGAAATATGTTACGCAAGTATTTGTACGGTATCCAACTATGCAGCATCCATATCTCCAAATAATTTAACTATTGACGAAGTTTTCGAAATTATGGAGAAGAAAAAGCATGATCTGGTTTCACTAATGGATACTGCAATATCAAAAATGGGTGAAGAAAGGGATTGTGACTGTAAACATGCACTTAAAGGTGCAGAAATATAG